In Natranaerovirga pectinivora, the following proteins share a genomic window:
- a CDS encoding DUF3892 domain-containing protein, giving the protein MDGKLKVQKVRKNSDGDITQVLLDDGQVYTVEEAITLVAENKINGVNVSKSKSGKMFLRSNADADTSNNLDQLPIF; this is encoded by the coding sequence ATGGACGGAAAATTAAAAGTACAAAAGGTTAGAAAAAACTCAGATGGTGATATTACTCAGGTTTTGTTAGATGATGGACAAGTTTATACTGTTGAAGAAGCTATAACCCTAGTTGCTGAAAATAAAATAAATGGCGTCAATGTTAGTAAATCTAAAAGTGGGAAAATGTTTTTAAGATCTAATGCTGACGCAGATACAAGTAATAATTTAGATCAGTTACCAATTTTTTAA